The Haloarchaeobius amylolyticus genome window below encodes:
- a CDS encoding M48 family metallopeptidase produces the protein MSRTLALSLRLLVALVGLLAVTLALGSILFAVFAGATLFVLGLTGSSTGSALAPAAVVGLAATLGLMGWSVRRELGDSPLHDIGRHRTDVPGGLTRLVTTTSQQLDVPAPTVRLVESETPLAMVTGLRRREATLVLSTAVTDTLGPDELAAVVAHELAHVANRDVTLTSLCAIPVFVADDLFEWGLGRLGSDDMFQQDGNLLQLVAAGLSVAVGGCFLAVGRGLLLLFSRQRELAADRTAVTVTGDPGALASALASLDERFAGAPALDRRAADGVEAFSIVPPPPEDPEPDVMLGPEGTRKPYGWGFEKVRIQLTNRLPGTHPSTAARVERLRQSG, from the coding sequence ATGTCCCGCACCCTCGCGCTCTCCCTCCGGCTGCTGGTCGCCCTGGTCGGCCTGCTCGCCGTCACGCTGGCGCTCGGGAGCATTCTCTTCGCCGTCTTCGCCGGTGCGACCCTGTTCGTGCTCGGCCTTACCGGGTCGAGCACGGGGAGCGCCCTCGCACCCGCAGCCGTCGTCGGGTTGGCCGCCACACTCGGGCTCATGGGCTGGTCGGTGCGCCGGGAACTCGGCGACTCGCCCCTGCACGACATCGGCCGCCACCGGACGGACGTGCCCGGCGGGCTGACACGACTCGTCACCACGACCAGTCAGCAACTCGATGTGCCGGCCCCGACGGTCCGCCTCGTCGAGAGCGAGACGCCCCTGGCGATGGTCACCGGCCTGCGCCGACGGGAGGCGACACTGGTGCTCTCGACCGCGGTCACCGACACGCTCGGGCCCGACGAACTGGCCGCCGTCGTCGCCCACGAACTCGCCCACGTGGCGAACCGCGACGTGACGCTCACGAGCCTGTGTGCGATACCGGTGTTCGTCGCCGACGACCTGTTCGAGTGGGGGCTCGGCCGGCTCGGGAGCGACGACATGTTCCAGCAGGACGGGAACCTCCTGCAACTGGTCGCCGCCGGCCTCTCGGTCGCGGTCGGGGGCTGCTTCCTCGCGGTCGGGCGCGGCCTCCTCCTGCTGTTCTCGCGCCAGCGCGAACTCGCCGCGGACCGGACCGCCGTCACGGTGACGGGCGACCCCGGTGCCCTCGCGAGCGCCCTGGCGAGCCTCGACGAACGGTTCGCCGGGGCGCCGGCCCTCGACCGCCGGGCCGCAGACGGCGTCGAGGCGTTCTCCATCGTCCCGCCACCGCCCGAAGACCCGGAACCGGACGTCATGCTCGGCCCGGAGGGCACGCGGAAACCCTACGGCTGGGGCTTCGAGAAGGTGCGTATCCAGCTCACGAACCGGCTGCCCGGCACGCATCCGAGTACGGCGGCGCGGGTCGAGCGGCTGCGCCAGTCCGGATGA
- the hemA gene encoding glutamyl-tRNA reductase: MNGGTGVITGVRVSHSVASVDDIAAASGESQRAVVATLRAREGVREAYCLQTCNRAEAYVVTDDPVTGRAVLDEYAEPVDDDVVEFMGHEESLRHLLRVAAGLDSLVLGEDQILGQVRTAYEDSRAEDGIGEMLDDAVLKAIHVGERVRTETDINEGVVSLGSAAAELVATKRDLDGATGLVVGAGEMATLAARSLADRGVSHLVVANRTLPHAEHLAEQVDVDTEAVTLAALDAVVDQADVVVTATGSDEPVLTASDLDDGNEHVVVDLAQPRDVATEARDLDHVTVYDLDTLEEVTEETREQRREAAEAVETLIDEEFELLLDQYKRKRADEVIAAMYESADRMKQREVETAMSKLDLDEDEREVVESMADALVGQLLSAPTKSLREAAAEDDWTTINTALQLFDPDFGSDAPPIAKFAAMGEMPDEIPEGVAEDLPSDAPVGALTDDD; this comes from the coding sequence ATGAACGGAGGAACAGGCGTCATCACGGGTGTTCGTGTCTCGCATTCTGTGGCCAGTGTCGACGACATCGCGGCCGCCAGTGGCGAGTCCCAGCGAGCCGTGGTCGCCACGCTCCGGGCCCGTGAGGGCGTCAGGGAGGCGTACTGCCTCCAGACGTGCAACCGGGCGGAGGCCTACGTCGTCACCGACGACCCCGTCACCGGCCGGGCCGTCCTCGACGAGTACGCCGAGCCGGTCGACGACGACGTCGTCGAGTTCATGGGCCACGAGGAGAGCCTGCGCCACCTGCTGCGCGTGGCGGCCGGCCTCGACTCGCTCGTGCTGGGCGAGGACCAGATCCTCGGGCAGGTCCGCACCGCCTACGAGGATTCGCGTGCCGAGGACGGCATCGGCGAGATGCTCGACGACGCCGTGTTGAAGGCCATCCACGTGGGCGAGCGCGTCCGCACCGAGACGGACATCAACGAGGGCGTCGTCTCGCTGGGCTCAGCGGCGGCCGAACTCGTCGCGACGAAGCGCGACCTCGACGGCGCGACCGGGCTGGTCGTCGGCGCCGGCGAGATGGCCACCCTGGCCGCCCGGTCGCTCGCCGACCGCGGCGTCTCCCACCTCGTCGTCGCGAACCGCACGCTCCCCCACGCCGAACACCTCGCCGAGCAGGTCGACGTCGACACCGAGGCGGTCACGCTGGCCGCGCTCGACGCCGTCGTCGACCAGGCCGACGTGGTCGTCACGGCGACCGGGAGCGACGAGCCGGTGCTCACCGCGAGCGACCTCGACGACGGCAACGAGCACGTCGTCGTCGACCTCGCCCAGCCGCGCGACGTGGCGACCGAAGCACGCGACCTCGACCACGTGACGGTGTACGACCTCGACACGCTGGAGGAGGTCACCGAGGAGACACGCGAGCAGCGCCGCGAGGCCGCCGAGGCGGTCGAGACGCTCATCGACGAGGAGTTCGAACTCCTGCTCGACCAGTACAAGCGAAAGCGCGCCGACGAGGTCATCGCCGCGATGTACGAGTCGGCCGACCGCATGAAACAGCGCGAGGTCGAGACGGCCATGTCGAAGCTCGACCTCGACGAGGACGAGCGCGAGGTCGTCGAGTCGATGGCCGACGCGCTCGTCGGCCAGTTGCTCTCCGCGCCGACGAAGAGCCTGCGCGAGGCCGCCGCCGAGGACGACTGGACGACCATCAACACCGCGCTCCAGTTGTTCGACCCCGACTTCGGGTCCGACGCGCCGCCAATCGCGAAGTTCGCGGCGATGGGCGAGATGCCCGACGAGATCCCGGAGGGCGTGGCCGAGGACCTGCCCTCGGACGCCCCGGTCGGCGCGCTCACCGACGACGACTGA
- a CDS encoding PQQ-dependent sugar dehydrogenase, translating to MTGSSSPDSARSSRPPGSTRSTRRQFLVGAAAVTGVAAGAGCVTGRIGGAGSAAAGPTVALEPVAEGFTAPLAVEFAPGDDRPYVVDQTGYVDVVEDGERSRFLDVRDRLVSLSGYEERGLLGLAFHPEYESNGRVFVRYSAPRREGTPSNYSHTFVLAEFTADGESVDPGTERTVMELPQPQSNHNAGALVFGPDGSLYVATGDGGGSGDRGTGHVADWYETVSGGNGQDVTENLLGSVLRIDVDGEADGRNYAIPGDNPLVGREGLDEHYAWGFRNPWRMSFSGEDLLVADVGQNRFEEVSLVRAGGNYGWNVREGTHCYAADSCPTETPDGDPLVDPVVEYPHERDGETLGIAVVGGYVYEGSAVPALQDRYVFGDWRGGSGGRLYVADPAADGQWPMSSVSVAGQGAVLDSLLLSFGEDHDGELYLGTTKSATLSGDSGVVYRLASADGDGNPGAGDGETTDGTTASAGTDGDGSTTADDENGGSGNSGGSPGFGALAALAGLGLGSYGLGELSRRR from the coding sequence ATGACAGGCAGTTCGTCCCCGGACTCGGCTCGCTCGTCTCGCCCCCCTGGCTCCACCCGCAGCACCCGCAGACAGTTCCTCGTCGGCGCCGCCGCCGTGACCGGCGTCGCGGCCGGTGCGGGCTGCGTGACCGGACGAATCGGGGGCGCCGGCAGTGCCGCGGCCGGTCCGACCGTCGCGCTCGAACCCGTCGCCGAGGGCTTCACCGCCCCCCTCGCGGTCGAGTTCGCGCCCGGCGACGACCGGCCCTACGTGGTCGACCAGACCGGGTACGTCGACGTGGTCGAGGACGGCGAGCGCAGCCGGTTCCTCGACGTGCGCGACCGGCTCGTCTCCCTGAGCGGGTACGAGGAGCGCGGCCTCCTCGGCCTCGCCTTCCACCCCGAGTACGAGTCCAACGGGCGCGTCTTCGTCCGGTACAGCGCGCCGCGCCGCGAAGGGACGCCCTCGAACTACTCGCACACGTTCGTCCTCGCCGAGTTCACCGCCGACGGGGAGTCGGTCGACCCGGGCACGGAACGGACCGTCATGGAACTCCCGCAGCCGCAGTCGAACCACAACGCCGGCGCCCTCGTCTTCGGCCCGGACGGCTCCCTCTACGTCGCGACCGGCGACGGCGGCGGGTCGGGCGACCGCGGCACCGGCCACGTCGCGGACTGGTACGAGACGGTCTCGGGCGGGAACGGGCAGGACGTGACCGAGAACCTGCTGGGGAGCGTCCTCCGCATCGACGTCGATGGCGAGGCCGACGGGCGGAACTACGCCATCCCCGGCGACAACCCGCTGGTCGGCCGCGAGGGCCTCGACGAGCACTACGCCTGGGGGTTCCGGAACCCGTGGCGGATGTCGTTCTCGGGCGAGGACCTGCTCGTCGCCGACGTGGGACAGAACCGCTTCGAGGAGGTCAGCCTGGTGCGGGCGGGCGGGAACTACGGCTGGAACGTCCGCGAGGGCACGCACTGCTACGCGGCGGACTCCTGTCCGACCGAGACGCCCGATGGTGACCCCCTCGTCGACCCGGTGGTCGAGTACCCCCACGAGCGCGACGGCGAGACCCTCGGCATCGCTGTCGTCGGCGGGTACGTCTACGAGGGGTCGGCGGTGCCCGCCCTCCAGGACCGCTACGTCTTCGGCGACTGGCGCGGCGGCTCGGGCGGCCGGCTCTACGTCGCCGACCCGGCAGCCGACGGCCAGTGGCCCATGTCGAGCGTGTCGGTCGCCGGCCAGGGCGCGGTCCTCGACTCGCTGTTGCTCTCGTTCGGCGAGGACCACGACGGCGAACTCTACCTCGGGACGACGAAGAGTGCGACCCTCTCGGGGGACTCCGGCGTCGTCTACCGGCTCGCCTCGGCGGACGGCGACGGGAATCCGGGCGCTGGCGACGGGGAGACGACCGACGGGACCACGGCTTCGGCTGGCACCGACGGAGACGGTAGCACGACCGCCGACGACGAGAACGGCGGCTCGGGTAACTCCGGCGGCAGTCCCGGTTTCGGCGCACTGGCGGCGCTGGCGGGGCTCGGGCTCGGAAGTTACGGGCTGGGAGAACTCAGTCGTCGTCGGTGA
- a CDS encoding HAD family hydrolase, with product MRPADYDFWLFDLDGTLIDVDWSYTREVFDDVGAILGREFTDREAHIIWNGLTGKRDDQLRAWGIDPAEFWPAFHSIENPEVRAERTFLHPDAEFVGELDAPVGLVTHCQQFLTDPVIDHLDIRDWFDTIVCCTDDTGWKPDPDPVYRALADMDVEYRRVASDGGVGSVADGVLAGDGSCDVGAAWNAGLDAIHVERHGHEKRGHCVMGDYRVSTFEDLWEQVDSGTASD from the coding sequence ATGCGACCTGCGGACTACGACTTCTGGCTGTTCGACCTCGACGGCACGCTCATCGACGTCGACTGGTCGTACACCCGCGAGGTGTTCGACGACGTCGGCGCTATCCTCGGCCGGGAGTTCACAGACCGCGAGGCACACATCATCTGGAACGGGCTGACGGGCAAGCGCGACGACCAGCTCCGGGCGTGGGGCATCGACCCCGCCGAGTTCTGGCCCGCGTTCCACTCCATCGAGAACCCGGAGGTCCGGGCCGAACGGACGTTCCTGCACCCGGACGCCGAGTTCGTCGGCGAGCTCGACGCGCCCGTCGGGCTCGTGACCCACTGCCAGCAGTTCCTCACCGACCCGGTCATCGACCACCTCGACATCCGCGACTGGTTCGACACCATCGTCTGCTGTACGGACGACACCGGCTGGAAGCCCGACCCGGACCCGGTGTACCGCGCCCTCGCGGACATGGACGTCGAGTACCGGCGCGTGGCCTCCGACGGCGGGGTCGGCTCCGTCGCGGACGGCGTCCTCGCCGGCGACGGCAGCTGTGACGTTGGTGCGGCCTGGAACGCCGGCCTCGACGCCATCCACGTCGAGCGCCACGGCCACGAGAAGCGTGGCCACTGCGTCATGGGCGACTACCGCGTCTCGACCTTCGAGGACCTGTGGGAGCAGGTGGATTCCGGTACCGCGAGCGACTGA
- a CDS encoding molybdopterin biosynthesis protein, producing MRKEFRDLAPPEEAHEAIASLDLEPEAETVPLQDARGRVLAERIDATIDVPGFDRAKLDGYALRAKDTFGADEADPAVLDLVGEVHAGTEPDVEVGVGECVEISTGAVMPDGADAMVMVEKTDESADGEHVDVYSAVAPGDGVMFAGADVAAGERALGPGTRLTSREIGLLSALGVEAVPVRGKPVVGIVSTGDELVRPGADLHSERGQIYDVNSYTTATAVEEAGGVPKLYPHAGDDYDEMERILVEASEECDLVLSSGSTSASAVDVIYQVIEDQGELLLHGVAVKPGKPMLIGRLEDSAYVGLPGYPVSALTIFRAFVAPAIRRAAGLPEPRTATVEGEMAVQERYAEGRMRLMPAGLVEDEDGNTLVYPVDKGSGATTSLVEADGVVEVPPDTEYLDEGEGVQVQLFSPDVRPPSVFGVGEDDPLLSRVLDRVDSPRYLSVGTRQGLRRLRSGVPDFAVAAGPLDREVDAEVVGAWTREWGLVVPDGNPRNVEGLADLADRDLRFVNRTTDSGLRTSLGNAVADLAEERGEDRHDVVSAIDGFDLSLRAHESPARKVLAGTADAGLGLRSTAVKLDVDFVSLGHQQVQVLANPERVEKSGMQVLEAVLGAIDEDLAILAGYEEA from the coding sequence AGTTCCGCGACCTGGCCCCGCCGGAGGAGGCGCACGAGGCCATCGCCAGCCTCGACCTCGAACCCGAGGCGGAGACGGTCCCGCTGCAGGACGCCCGCGGTCGCGTCCTCGCCGAGCGCATCGACGCGACCATCGACGTGCCCGGGTTCGACCGGGCGAAACTCGACGGCTACGCGCTCCGGGCGAAGGACACCTTCGGCGCGGACGAGGCCGACCCCGCGGTGCTGGACCTCGTCGGCGAGGTCCACGCCGGGACCGAACCCGACGTGGAGGTCGGCGTCGGCGAGTGCGTCGAGATATCCACGGGCGCCGTGATGCCCGACGGCGCGGACGCGATGGTCATGGTCGAGAAGACCGACGAATCGGCCGACGGCGAGCACGTCGACGTCTACTCCGCGGTCGCCCCCGGCGACGGCGTGATGTTCGCCGGCGCCGACGTGGCCGCGGGCGAGCGCGCCCTCGGGCCGGGCACCCGGCTCACCTCGCGCGAGATCGGCCTGCTCTCGGCGCTCGGCGTCGAGGCGGTCCCGGTCAGGGGGAAACCGGTGGTCGGCATCGTCTCGACCGGCGACGAACTCGTCCGCCCCGGTGCGGACCTCCACAGCGAGCGCGGCCAGATATACGACGTGAACAGCTACACGACCGCCACCGCCGTCGAGGAAGCGGGCGGGGTCCCGAAGCTCTACCCCCACGCCGGCGACGACTACGACGAGATGGAGCGCATCCTCGTCGAGGCGAGCGAGGAGTGCGACCTCGTGCTCTCCTCGGGGAGCACCAGCGCCAGCGCGGTCGACGTCATCTACCAGGTCATCGAGGACCAGGGCGAACTCCTGCTCCACGGCGTGGCCGTGAAACCCGGCAAACCGATGCTCATCGGCCGGCTCGAGGACTCTGCCTACGTCGGCCTCCCCGGCTACCCGGTCTCCGCGCTGACCATCTTCCGGGCGTTCGTCGCGCCCGCCATCCGCCGGGCCGCCGGGCTCCCGGAGCCACGGACCGCCACCGTCGAGGGCGAGATGGCCGTCCAGGAACGCTACGCGGAGGGCCGGATGCGGCTGATGCCCGCCGGACTGGTCGAGGACGAGGACGGGAACACGCTGGTCTACCCCGTCGACAAGGGCTCGGGCGCGACCACCAGCCTCGTCGAGGCCGACGGCGTGGTCGAGGTGCCCCCCGACACCGAGTACCTCGACGAGGGAGAGGGGGTACAGGTCCAGCTGTTCTCGCCCGACGTGCGCCCGCCGAGCGTCTTCGGCGTCGGCGAGGACGACCCGCTCCTCTCCCGGGTGCTCGACCGCGTGGACTCCCCGCGATACCTCTCGGTCGGGACCCGGCAGGGCCTGCGGCGACTGCGCTCCGGCGTCCCCGACTTCGCGGTCGCCGCCGGCCCACTCGACCGCGAGGTCGATGCCGAGGTCGTCGGCGCGTGGACCCGCGAGTGGGGGCTCGTCGTCCCCGACGGGAACCCCCGGAACGTCGAGGGGCTGGCCGACCTCGCCGACCGCGACCTCCGGTTCGTCAACCGGACGACCGACTCCGGACTGCGGACCAGCCTCGGGAACGCGGTCGCGGACCTGGCCGAAGAACGGGGCGAGGACCGCCACGACGTGGTCTCGGCCATCGACGGCTTCGACCTCTCCCTGCGGGCCCACGAGAGCCCGGCCCGGAAGGTCCTCGCCGGGACGGCCGACGCCGGCCTGGGCCTGCGGTCGACCGCCGTGAAGCTCGACGTGGACTTCGTCTCCCTCGGCCACCAGCAGGTGCAGGTGCTCGCGAACCCCGAGAGAGTGGAGAAGTCCGGGATGCAGGTGCTGGAGGCGGTGCTGGGGGCCATCGACGAGGACCTGGCGATACTCGCGGGCTACGAGGAGGCGTAG
- the ahbB gene encoding siroheme decarboxylase subunit beta produces the protein MGRVVDYEMDSTDRAIVNAFQGGFPVVARPFDPAAAALRDRGIDLTEADLVERVRHLDEEGVLTRFGPLINAQEIGGTATLVAMHAPEDRFEAVAEQVNAHREVAHNYEREHPHLNMWFVVSVADSDRVEEVLAEIEAETGQPTYNLPKQQEFRVEAKFYVDAAIEGGEIDLTGLGPNEEPSGRTTLTPQERDLVLEIQDGFEVTATPYADVAEAIGADLDWVLSTIRRFEREGKIRRIGVIPNHYALGYTENGMTVWNVPDDVVDEVGPEVASLDFVTHCYERPRHEGVWPYNFFAMTHGRSEEESQQRIQQVREKMAEFWDVDEDDWDSLFSTRILKKTGIRMAERAAANTESE, from the coding sequence ATGGGAAGGGTGGTCGACTACGAGATGGACAGCACAGACCGCGCCATCGTCAACGCGTTCCAGGGCGGATTCCCGGTGGTGGCGCGACCGTTCGACCCCGCCGCGGCCGCGCTCCGCGACCGCGGCATCGACCTCACGGAGGCGGACCTCGTCGAGCGGGTCCGCCACCTCGACGAGGAGGGCGTACTCACCCGGTTCGGGCCGCTCATCAACGCCCAGGAGATCGGCGGGACGGCCACGCTCGTGGCCATGCACGCCCCCGAGGACCGCTTCGAGGCGGTCGCCGAGCAGGTGAACGCACACCGCGAGGTCGCACACAACTACGAGCGCGAGCATCCACACCTCAACATGTGGTTCGTGGTGAGCGTCGCCGATTCGGACCGCGTCGAGGAGGTGCTCGCCGAGATAGAGGCGGAGACCGGCCAGCCGACGTACAACCTGCCGAAACAGCAGGAGTTCCGCGTCGAGGCGAAGTTCTACGTCGACGCCGCCATCGAGGGCGGCGAGATAGACCTCACGGGCCTCGGGCCGAACGAGGAGCCGTCGGGGCGTACCACGCTCACGCCGCAGGAGCGCGACCTCGTCCTCGAGATACAGGACGGGTTCGAGGTGACGGCGACGCCGTACGCGGACGTGGCAGAGGCCATCGGTGCCGACCTCGACTGGGTGCTCTCGACCATCCGGCGGTTCGAGCGCGAGGGGAAGATCCGCCGCATCGGCGTCATCCCGAACCACTACGCGCTGGGCTACACCGAGAACGGGATGACCGTCTGGAACGTCCCCGACGACGTCGTCGACGAGGTCGGTCCCGAGGTGGCGAGCCTCGACTTCGTCACGCACTGTTACGAGCGCCCCCGGCACGAGGGCGTCTGGCCGTACAACTTCTTCGCGATGACCCACGGGCGGAGCGAGGAGGAGAGCCAGCAGCGCATCCAGCAGGTGCGCGAGAAGATGGCCGAGTTCTGGGACGTTGACGAAGACGACTGGGACTCGCTGTTCTCGACGCGCATCCTGAAGAAGACGGGCATCCGGATGGCCGAACGCGCGGCGGCGAACACGGAGTCCGAGTGA
- a CDS encoding M3 family oligoendopeptidase has protein sequence MSSLPARSDIAPEYRWDRSLVFADDDAWESAFEALDARVESTEPVDDSVVSDGQTLRDALDLREELLRERGPLWLYPQLRLLVDTDDEAAESRRQRARDLRGRIDGLFSGLEPAIQQAGRERIEGLVAETPGLAPYEHFLDDVLRQADHTLSPAEESLLADLDETLDAPSRVLERIDSTAVEPRTVTVEGDEVTVTGQSFGRLLSHPGREVRKRVHHAYRGALAEHRVATAQAYAEHLRAADARAGVRNYDSAIDMATDDLPTEVHEALSEAVLEHYEPFERRLEYIRQDLDGDDLHNWDRAAPLVAGEGPEIPYEEGVEHVLAAVEPLGSDYRDRLAEILDQRRVDVYETQEKRGIVAAAFGSYEVGSFVHLNYADDLWSLLFFAHELGHVMHKEHFDAAQPTTYQSYPDHVAEIASFCHEALLVRHLLDTFADERDRLHLLDTFTRKLPMLAAARGMTFVRQLFADIEAGETLTADHIDARNLETMRRFYPDVSFEEADATLWMSQNLDREPCHAYWYLLGSAGGLATARRLLDGDLAPGAYRDFLRAGSSEYAMDLLGRLDLSVRDGGVVATGLREYGDYLDALTE, from the coding sequence ATGAGTTCGCTGCCCGCCCGCTCCGACATCGCACCCGAGTACCGATGGGACCGCTCGCTCGTGTTCGCGGACGACGACGCGTGGGAATCGGCGTTCGAGGCGCTCGACGCGCGCGTCGAGTCCACCGAACCGGTCGACGACTCCGTCGTCTCCGACGGCCAGACCCTCCGCGACGCACTCGACCTGCGCGAAGAACTCCTCCGCGAGCGTGGGCCGCTCTGGCTCTACCCCCAGCTCCGGTTGCTCGTCGACACCGACGACGAGGCCGCCGAGTCACGTCGCCAGCGCGCCCGCGACCTCCGGGGGCGCATCGACGGGCTGTTCAGCGGGCTGGAGCCCGCCATCCAGCAGGCCGGCCGCGAGCGTATCGAAGGACTCGTCGCCGAGACGCCCGGACTGGCGCCCTACGAGCACTTCCTCGACGACGTGCTCCGGCAGGCCGACCACACCCTCTCACCCGCCGAGGAGAGCCTGCTCGCCGACCTCGACGAGACGCTCGATGCCCCCTCGCGGGTCCTCGAACGCATCGACTCGACCGCGGTCGAGCCCCGGACCGTGACGGTCGAGGGCGACGAGGTGACCGTCACCGGTCAGTCCTTCGGCAGGCTCCTGAGCCACCCCGGCCGCGAGGTGCGAAAGCGGGTCCACCACGCCTACCGCGGCGCCCTCGCCGAGCATCGCGTCGCCACCGCGCAGGCCTACGCCGAACACCTCCGGGCGGCCGACGCCCGCGCCGGCGTCCGGAACTACGACTCGGCAATCGACATGGCGACCGACGACCTCCCGACCGAGGTCCACGAGGCGCTCTCGGAGGCGGTCCTGGAGCACTACGAGCCCTTCGAGCGCCGGCTCGAGTACATCCGCCAGGACCTCGACGGGGACGACCTCCACAACTGGGACCGGGCGGCGCCTCTCGTGGCGGGCGAGGGGCCCGAGATTCCGTACGAGGAGGGCGTCGAACACGTCCTCGCGGCGGTCGAACCCCTCGGCAGCGACTACCGCGACCGCCTCGCCGAGATACTGGACCAGCGCCGGGTCGACGTGTACGAGACCCAGGAGAAACGCGGCATCGTCGCGGCCGCCTTCGGCAGCTACGAGGTCGGCTCGTTCGTCCACCTGAACTACGCCGACGACCTGTGGTCGCTGCTGTTCTTCGCGCACGAACTCGGCCACGTGATGCACAAAGAGCACTTCGACGCGGCCCAGCCGACGACCTACCAGTCCTACCCCGACCACGTCGCCGAGATCGCGAGCTTCTGCCACGAGGCGCTGCTGGTGCGACACCTGCTCGACACGTTCGCGGACGAGCGCGACCGGCTGCACCTCCTCGACACCTTCACCCGGAAGCTCCCGATGCTCGCGGCCGCCCGCGGGATGACGTTCGTCCGCCAACTGTTCGCCGACATCGAGGCCGGCGAGACGCTCACCGCGGACCACATCGACGCCCGGAACCTGGAGACGATGCGGCGGTTCTACCCGGACGTGAGCTTCGAGGAGGCGGACGCGACGCTCTGGATGAGCCAGAACCTCGACCGCGAGCCCTGTCACGCCTACTGGTACCTGCTCGGCTCCGCGGGCGGGCTGGCGACGGCCCGGCGCCTGCTCGACGGGGACCTCGCGCCCGGGGCCTACCGGGACTTCCTGCGGGCCGGGTCGAGCGAGTACGCGATGGACCTGCTCGGGCGCCTGGACCTCTCGGTCAGGGACGGTGGCGTGGTGGCGACGGGGCTCAGAGAGTACGGAGACTATCTGGACGCGCTGACGGAATAG
- a CDS encoding 4a-hydroxytetrahydrobiopterin dehydratase encodes MADVLSTDEIEEQLPEGWSLEDDEIVRTFEFDDYMKGVNFAQLTGEIAEAQFHHPEMIIRYKEVEVRFTSHEEGGVTEKDIEMAEFLNREV; translated from the coding sequence ATGGCCGACGTGCTGTCAACCGACGAAATCGAGGAGCAACTCCCCGAGGGGTGGTCGCTCGAGGACGACGAGATCGTCCGGACATTCGAGTTCGACGACTACATGAAGGGCGTGAACTTCGCCCAGCTGACCGGTGAGATCGCCGAGGCGCAGTTCCACCACCCGGAGATGATCATCCGGTACAAGGAGGTGGAGGTCCGCTTCACCAGCCACGAGGAGGGCGGCGTCACGGAGAAGGACATCGAGATGGCCGAGTTCCTGAACAGGGAAGTGTAG
- a CDS encoding precorrin-2 dehydrogenase/sirohydrochlorin ferrochelatase family protein, which produces MIPLLHDFEGETVLVVGGGRVGARKARRFAREARVVVVSPDFAEADFGGAERVRAAMEPADVGDWLDRLDPMLVVAATDDGDLNAAIEETARDRGVLVNRTDQHGSRDRGSVVVPATVRDDPVVVSISTGGASPALSKYLRERLEDELAGAGAMAELTGHLRDELQSRGVDPADRRAVVRDVVREDDVWTVLRTGNTKPRQIAREVLRDRALTEK; this is translated from the coding sequence GTGATACCGTTGCTCCACGACTTCGAGGGCGAGACGGTGCTCGTGGTCGGTGGCGGCCGCGTCGGGGCGCGGAAGGCACGACGGTTCGCCCGCGAGGCGCGGGTGGTGGTCGTCAGTCCCGACTTCGCCGAGGCCGACTTCGGCGGCGCCGAGCGCGTCCGGGCAGCCATGGAACCAGCAGACGTCGGCGACTGGCTCGACCGGCTGGACCCGATGCTCGTCGTCGCCGCGACCGACGACGGCGACTTGAACGCCGCCATCGAGGAGACGGCGAGAGACCGGGGCGTGCTCGTCAACCGGACCGACCAGCACGGGAGCCGCGACCGCGGGAGCGTCGTGGTCCCGGCGACGGTCCGGGACGACCCGGTCGTCGTCTCCATCTCGACCGGCGGCGCGTCGCCCGCGCTCTCGAAGTACCTCCGGGAGCGACTCGAGGACGAACTGGCCGGCGCAGGTGCCATGGCCGAGCTGACCGGCCACCTGCGCGACGAACTCCAGTCGCGGGGCGTCGACCCGGCCGACCGCCGGGCCGTCGTGCGGGACGTCGTCCGAGAGGACGACGTTTGGACAGTTTTACGTACTGGTAACACCAAGCCCCGTCAGATAGCGCGTGAGGTCCTTCGGGACCGCGCACTCACCGAGAAATGA
- the lwrS gene encoding LWR-salt protein → MHAEYVFAVRFRLEPTTGDVSVSPNEFETTLLRAADDPGTDGWLFFRDNLWRGEVNDPTHVRELATDALGVPVLSVEFRGLRTDSEYFAALKETIGENLDLFRADSVHEVLNKYLGSSIQVEDDD, encoded by the coding sequence ATGCACGCCGAGTACGTCTTTGCGGTCCGGTTCCGCCTCGAACCGACCACCGGAGACGTCTCGGTGTCGCCGAACGAGTTCGAGACGACGCTTCTGCGCGCAGCCGACGACCCCGGGACCGACGGGTGGCTCTTCTTCCGGGACAACCTCTGGCGCGGCGAGGTGAACGACCCGACCCACGTCCGGGAGCTAGCGACCGACGCGCTGGGCGTCCCGGTCCTCTCCGTCGAGTTCCGCGGCCTGCGGACCGATTCCGAGTACTTCGCGGCGCTGAAGGAGACCATCGGCGAGAACCTCGACCTGTTCCGGGCCGATTCGGTCCACGAGGTGCTGAACAAGTACCTCGGGAGTTCGATACAGGTCGAGGACGACGACTGA